Genomic window (Molothrus ater isolate BHLD 08-10-18 breed brown headed cowbird chromosome 7, BPBGC_Mater_1.1, whole genome shotgun sequence):
CACGGCCCGCGCCCTCGCCCGCTCTCCCCTGAGCTCGGCTGCCCTGCAGTCTCCAAGCCCGCCCcatctgaaaataaagcagttacgaaggattaaaaaaccccaacccaaccaaccaaacaaaaaataaccaacAAACAACATCCAAATCCAAATTTATCGATTCTGTTAGCAGCGGGGATTTGTAAGAATGACAGCTGGCCTTGAGCACGGGCGTAGCGGGCCCGGTCCGGCCTGGTCGGGAGGACTGGGGGGCCAGCGAGTCTGCCGCTCTCACCACCGTGCCCTCGCCCCGCAGGCTACGCGGAGAGCAGCCCGAcgcccagcgccgccgccgcccccgccgcccccgccgccgccggtaTCGGCAGCCTGCACAGCGGCGGCGCGCTGGGCGGCTCGGCGGCGGGGGCCGACCAGGTGCGCCGCTACCGCACCGCCTTCACCCGGGAGCAGATCGCCCGCCTGGAGAAGGAGTTTTACCGCGAGAACTACGTGTCGCGGCCGCGGCGCTGCGAGCTGGCCGCCGCCCTCAACCTCCCCGAAACCACCATCAAGGTACGCCGCGTTCCGCGCCCCACAGAGCCGCGGCTGCCCCGAGCATCCCGGGCCGCGGCCGGCTGGGATCTCCGGTTGGAGGACTCTCGGGGCCCATAGCTATGAGCACCACTCGTGCTCGTTTGCTTTTCTGCATCCGAcacttttcatttgctttttaaaaagttattgtcattactgttgtttttattttccccgTCAGTTTTTATCGCGTTAGCCTATTTCCTAAAGTGAAGAGGGGAGAGAATAAACGTAGGGGGAATGAATGAGGGTCAGTACCGTGAAGACAGAGTCCTGAGTGGGGAGGACGGGACGATTGGAAGGGAAACATTATTTCGGATCGAAGGGGTCCCTCTCGAGAGGGAGGGCCGTACCCACCGCTCCCCTCGGGCAAGGTCACGGGAGATTGCTCCGGGAGAGAGAGGGGTCGCCTGGAAGCCTTGGCAATGTGTTTTGGCGGGTGCCCGCCGGTGTCCGCGGGAACGGGTGCGGCGGGGCGCGGAGTGGAGCGGGGCGCGGAGTGGAGCGGAGCTGAGGCCGCGCTGTGCTTGTATCCCCGCAGGTGTGGTTCCAGAACCGGCGGATGAAGGACAAGCGGCAGCGCCTGGCCATGTCCTGGCCCCACCCGGCCGACCCCAGCTTCTACACCTACATGATGACCCACGCGGCGGCCACGGGCAGTCTGCCCTACCCTTTCCACTCCCACGTCCCGCTCCACTACTACCCGCACGTCGGGGTcacggccgccgccgccgccgccgccgcctcgggggccgccgccgcgcccTTCGCCACCTCCATCCGCCCGCTGGACACTTTCCGCGCCCTCTCGCACCCCTACTCCCgcccggagctgctctgcagtttccGACACCCCGGCCTCTACCAGAccccggccgccgccggccTCAACAGCAGCGCGGCCGCctcggcagcggcggcggcggcggcggcggcagcggcggcggcgggctcGGGGCCCCCGGGGGGCTCGGcgccctgctcctgcctcagctgccacagcagccagacggcggcggcggcggcggcggcggcctcGGCGCTGGGCTcgcggggcggcgcggccgcCGAGTTCCCGTGCACGGCGGCGGGGCAGCGCTCCGAGAGCGGCTTCCTGCCCTACTCGGCCGCCGTGCTCAGCAAGGCCGCGGTGGCCTCGCCGGACCAGCGGGAGGAGGCGCCGCTCACCAGATAACTACCCCGGCCGAGCCCGGGGCGTTTTGTAGAGGGAGTCGcggggggatgggggggggtCGGGGCGGGGGGCGCCCCCGCGTTCGGCCAAAAAGTTCTgtctatttttttattgctgacCGCCCCGCCGCTGAGGGGCGCGGGACCGGCGGGGAGGGCCCTCCCCGCCGGTCCCGCGCCCCCGCGGAGGCGGCCCCGCGGTGCTCGCTGCCGGGCGCTGCCGGGCTTCGCGGGGTGCAGGCAACCGGGCCCGcgggggcagggaggggcagccGGCGCAAGGGAATGTGTTCTGgccttattttaattttttaattattattattattattactattattattattatttcgGTTTGAGTTGGAGTGAATGAGAAATGTCTCGAGTATTTCCGTACGACAAGCGGTAGCTAATGAGGCAGCCGCGTCCGGGCCAGTAACGGGAGGGGAAGTGTGACACTGTCGGGATGGGGAGAGGCATTTTTTAAGATCACGCTTTCTAACTACCATAATCCACGCTATCTGGGAAATACTTGAATCTCTCTAGGTGTAGGCTGTAGTCCTGAAGCATTTACCTTCCAGACACTTttctaaatttaattatttttctcgACGTCTTTTTCTTCTCTCGGTAAAACGGCTCTCGGATTTATTTCTCACGCATCTCTATCGCGCCTTTGCCTCTGAAAAGCCACCACTGGGTAACTGAGACCTGCTATACCAAACCATTGCTACTGGAGGGACTTCCTTGAACTTGAAGAGAGGCACATCAAAAACCACCAGTGTTACTGCCATGTCAATTTTGATGCTAATAATGTGCAGATTATGACGAAAATTGCCAATCATGTTCTCTGATGGACCTCCTTTGAATGTGGAATTGGAAAAAAGTTCCCCGCACAGAGACCTGCTGTCAAGTACTAACAACCCGCTAAGGGAAGTCATTAGAAGAGACAGATAAGAGACTTGGTACATAAAACATTGTTCTTGGTGCATAGAATGTATGTTATTTAATGTTATCTCTCTTACCTGAAGTGATTTCGCACAAGAAAGCCACTTTCTTATCATCTCAATTGCCAATTTTCATTTTGGTAACTTGGACACCCCGGGTAGACTTTTCTCTGTTAAGTTGATATTCCACCAATGTGAAGAGCCTCATTAAATCAAACCCAGATATTTCCATAATGCTCCCTACAGAGCCACTTCACTCTTCACATAATGAGATTTTTCTGAAGAGTTGAAGCCCTCATCTAACTTGCTATTGCTTGTTTAGGCCCTGTGTGATTGtgaatacacacacacacacacactcacgTACACtctaacaaacaaaaaaaaaaaaaaaagaagaggaaaaaaagaaaaaaaccctctattATGTATTTCGATTAAGTGTCCTGAAATACTTCTATTTTTAAGACACTGGATTTTTTCATATTCTAATAATGAACTTTCAGGAAATGAGTTTAAAGGCTATGCTGTTTTGTTCAGTGAACATAAATCATAGGTTGGTGTTTTTTGTCCAGTGGAACAGATTCCTTGGGCGGGAGTAGGTAAGGGCAAAGAAGAAACATCCCTAGGCTTCTGGAGCAGATTCCTAACAAGACATGTACATTTTCTGGATAGAGAACTTTAAAGCACGGTAGAAGACACCTATACCCacaaatttctcattttgtaaAGAACGAATAGGAAGACTACTTATGTAAAAATATCGATTATACCAGCTGTTGTTCACTGAGtttacattaaaattttttattaatataatttaatgcTAAAGAAAATAGACCAAAACGTAGCACTCTTTTACCAGCTTAACCTTTTCGATCGTTGGAATCGTTTGTTATGATCACACAAGTATGGGATGTATATACGACAATTTTGGCAataatgtttacatttttccaaaatatagATATATGTCTATTGAATGGTCGACGAGGACGCTGGTTGGTAAAATTAACATAAATTCGTTTTATGTTAGGTCCGTTGGACCTGGTTATTATATGAAACTGTAAATAAAGTCTTTGTGCTTTAAATATTGCTGGCTGTATGAActcactgtaaaatattttacaaatgtGCAATAATTATAAAGCTTTGTATATTACGTTATTTATTGTGTTTGGTcatgtaaaataaatgttatttaaatcAAAGCAAGATTATTTGTTTAAGAGGCTGCAAAGCATTCCGTActgatgtttgtttttaaatatggCATCCAGGGTTATGAGAACTTCTTAAAACAACATATTTAAATGCCTTTTAATACACATATCAGATGGATTAATTCATACTAATCAGTATTTTTACTGCGAATGCTATGCATTACTCATGTTTATTGCAGATGTGTTCTAAGTCCAAACATTGGTTTAACATTAATTGGCTGGCTAAACAGATGCGTGTTTACAAATATTATAGAGATATTCTATAAGAAAAACAACGGACAGAAATGGTTTCGCCTGCGGATAACGCCTTTGTCCGTTCCTGGGCTTCCCACTTAGCTGAGGAAATATTAATCGTCTTTCAGCCTGCAAAAGGTGTGCCTTTAATCTAGTGTCGAAAAGGCACCCAACGAATTCCCGGGGCGTTTTTGCTCTCCATTCGTCAGGCCGCAGTGGTGCTGCGGCCGctgccgggagcggggccgcggcAGGGCCGGCACTGCGCCTTCGGCCCCGCTCCCCCGGCCTCCCAGCCCGGCCCAACTGTTCGTATATTTACAGATCGGCCGTAAAATCGATATTTCGATGGAAAAATGCAAGAGTCAATGGTGTGTGCAAAGCAGTCTATTTCTATTCGATTTGAAAACCAAGATGTCCCTTACACGAAATTTTCTTTCACCAACTGCTCACCCTGGCATTAATTACAACGACGTGGAAACTATTGGGAATACGGAGGCTGCTATCACAAGCCATTTTGGCCCTGTAATTTACCATTATTATTGCATTAGCTCTAAATGATACAAGCTGATACAAGTGTTTAATTGCAGTTTGGTTAAATATATACTGGAGTGATCCCTTGGGCTTTCCTTatctaagtttttttttttccctccttttttcttcttttttatttttttttcctgaacgCCCCCCATTAAAGAAATACGATTATAGTTGCACATTTGGACTGGTGATGTAtcactctgcttttctgtgctctttgctAACGCGGGGGTTgtaacccttaaaaacaaaagcattgaGATAGATGggaaagcaaacaggaaaagaCAGTGGCCAAAAAAACCCTGTCCAAAATAACAGCATGTTTTTTGTCTCTAGTGtgcaaagaatgaaaaaataattcatcatAAAATGCAAGAAGACTGTCTGTCATCAAGCCCGAATTGTTTTtgacaagaaaataaatctgtgggttgtttaatatattttatattttctttatttcgGCGCTAATagaaaaaccaaattaaatgtCCACCAGCGAGATAGAAATGCAAAGATCGATGATCCACCCCCTACTGTCCAATCACCCCTATTTAATTGACTGTATTTTCTGGGTAATTGAACTGCTTGTTGTAAATTGAAGATTTTATAGAAACGACATGAAAACTACATTTACTGACATTCATCGCATCTTTGACATTGATTATCTGATCAACGCATGTCATGCTAACCTCCAATTCTTCATTACACACTGTTTATGAGCTGTTACAGAAGAACTTGCTTGTTCCAGGGTGATTGATTGCCTTATTAACGCGTGTTCTTGTAAGTGTGACCGAACTGATTACGATGCATATGTTTAGAATAATGTTTCATTTAGCTGACTGCGAATAATGCAGGGTGACAGCTGCTGCGGGGAGGACAAAAACCTGAACTACAGGGCGCGCTGGGGACCAAAAACCCGAGTTATTTAAGGTGGAACCGGGCGGgcggaggggaagggggagccTGGGTACGAGACCGGCAGTGACCACGACTGCGCCTGACACCGCCCGCGCCGAAATACCGCACAGCTCCGGGCTGCGCTGCGCGGGGGGGAGCGCAGCCTccgcgggggggggggtggggggggtcgAGGAGCCGGTGCTGAGCTCCCAGGTGCGGAGGAGAGCGCGGGGACAAAGTTTAGGAAGGGGCTTATTGGAGAGCTGGCGCGCCTGCATGGCTGGAAGAAGGGGTGAAGTGTGGCGCGCTGTCGGTAATAAAGTGTTAAATAACAGCGTGAACTCTGGCGGGGGTCCCGCTGGAGAGCCCTGTGCCCCGCCACAGCAAGGGTCACAAGTCACTGCCTTTTCCAGGGCTCCCTTACTTGTGTCCTTTTAATTATTCGTTTCTTTACCTATCACCTTTAATCACTCGTCTATCCCAACAGTATTACGGTATTTAAAAGCATCTATTGAAGAATGTAATGGAAATGTAATATACTGGAGGCTGTAATGGAAATTTCCCTGGCACAATCTGTCTTTTCACTCAACGAGTTTATGGGTTGACAGTAGGTTGTTTTTAACAATTCGAGCTGGAAGTGGAGGAACGTTTACAAATGGAGCCAGCTCGCAGCTCCCCCGGTTAAATAAACCTCCGGGCACCGTCCTTTCAGGACCAAAGCGGGGGGGCCGGGGAAAACaccccctggcagggggtgcctcccctgccagcagcagctgcccccgGGATagcagccccgctccccgggTGGTGCCGGGCTGGCCTGACCGCCAGCACTGCTCCGTCCTGTCCCGCACCTCTTCTGGCTTCTACCTGCGCCCCACGAAGTTTAAATCGGGCTGCCATAGGACAGGACCCTTCTGGATGTTCCCCGAAACgggaattttcttttcctccttccgTGGCCGAAGCGCCGGGACCGTAACTCGCCCTGAGGAGGGAGCATCCCTCCGAGCCACCGGGCCGCCCCACCTGCGGCCCAGGGGATTTAGGAGCGGGGCGAACGGGGAGTCGCCCTCCGGCTCCCACATTCTAGGGCACAAAAAACTTTGCCCTTCTAAAACTTCATAGCTACCCACACTCTGGAAAGACCGCCGGTCCCGTGGAGGCCCCAGGGTCTGGCACTGCTGACGCCATGTCCCACACCAAGTTCCCCGAGAGGGGACAGcctgaaagcaaaagccacGAGAAACTACCCGGGATCTCGCTGCGGGCGTGCCATATCTTGTCTGGCTGGCGCCTTTATAGGGATAGAGACAGAGACTATTTTTTCACCGTTTCACTTCAATAAAGTCATCCCAAGGCATTATTTACAACCGCACATAATTTACCTATGCTATTTGGCAAAGCAACTTCGGCAAAGAAAGTGAATGAATAAATACTTCATAACTGCTGGTAGAACAGACTGGATCCTGTAATGAAGAAAAGATTTATGTCACGTTCTTTCAGCCCAAATAGCAGCAGCCTCTGTTTGTCTCAGCCCAGTGCTTCTATTTAAATGTTACTTTCATATATTATGTGGCATTAATTTAACTATAGCTCATTAAGGCAGAATGAAATGGTTAAATTAACTTATCAACCCATAATGATGATGAATGAGGTATTAATTCAGATACAAGCTGGGCAATTTGCAAGTTTACGCATTCTGATGGTTCTCAAATAACATTTTGAATAGCGGGTCAGCGCCTCAATCAATTACATAAGCATGTAAAGTCGGTCTCTcggaaaaaaatcctttttcatGCATATGCATTAAAACATGTTCGCAATTATCCTCGGAAATTGCCTTCATTGGATTAAGCAGCAGTCTTGGACGCTGGTTCTGGTCTTCCCTGTGCCTTTATTaaagctgcctgcagcagccgAGGCGAGGTGTTTGTTTAAACAATGTTTACCAAAGAAAGGCGAAAGCGCTGCACCGTGGTGCGGGGTTGTGCATGCGTGCTTGTGCGTGTATAGGTGCATGTTTTAACAACAATAGGCAAAACTCATCTGGAAACGCTTCCCTGAATTCTCCGGCAAATTCATGTCTCCCCAAAAGAGCCAGCTAATCTCCTAGAGGGAGCACCTGATGTTTCCGAGGACGCAATTAATTACTGTCCTCGAAGAGAGACTCTGATAAGTGTTTTTTGCTTGGACTCCGCTTAGGGCTCTTGACTCATTATCCATGAGTGGTCTGTGTGGGAGGAATATTAGATGCGCGGGGCTGACACTCGGCTTTTACATGCTGCGTTGTACAACAGACGCAATGGCAGGGGGAAGTACTAATTACCTTCAGGCTAGCTAATAACGCAGTTTTCCAACATTACCTCTAACGGGTTGAAGTTAGTAATCAGCAAGAAAAGGGACACACATGGATTGCGACAGGTCCGCGCTAATGGAAGAGGAGCTCACAGATCAgtgtgaggatgatgatgacCGAGACACTGTTTCAGGAGGACTTGAAATAGCAGCTTCACGCCTGACGGAGCCATTGGGCCGGGGAGCAGCCCGAGCCCTCCCCGGGCACACAGGGAATTTTAGACTTGTCGGATCCGTTTCAAAACGCTACGGTTCTGTCGGCCACCCGCCTCTCTGCCAGCAAGGCCTTGGTGGAGCAGCATTGCGAACGCAGGGGTCACCCTTAAAAATCCCCGGCCCGAGGCTGGCCCTGTGCCGCCGTGCCCTGGCAGCGGGCTGGGATCCTGGGTAGCGGATGCCAGCCCGGAGGGGAGTCCCGGGAGGCGGGGACACGGGACGGCTTCTGATTCCCTGCCTTGGACATGGAGCTCAAGGGTGAATAGAAAGGGGTCTTCACGCTCCGTCATCTGGTGAAGCCATTTCGTGTTAATTAATCCCCACCAAACGACAAAACCAGATATGACTCTCCTTTTCCATGACAAGaaagtatatatatttttaatgatttgtGTTGATTTCCGTACGAGACAGGGCAGGAAACTGCAGCTCCCCTTTATGTGCTGCCTCGCCGCCCTTCCAGTCAGGactgcttccttcccagctctcttgATCTCCTCTGGCACCGGCTCCACCGCTCTCGGTGACCAACCCGAGCGCTGCGGCTCGGCGAGGGGAGCCCGTCCCCAGCCCCGCCAGCCCCGGGACACCACCgccagggaggtgacagcatCCTCGGCTCTGCCCCGGGCCCGCCGGCCCGAGAGGGGAAGCGGAGAGAGGCGGAGGGGCgggcaaggagcagggagcGCTGCAGGATGTACCCAAGCCCCGGGAATGTGGCGGGAGAAACTTTGCAAAGCTTCAGTCTGAGCGGAGACACGGGTGAGACGGAGCCCGGCAGGCCCGCAGCTGCTGGGGACCGGCCGGGGAGCCCCACTGAGcggggcagaggagcagagccctccgGGAAGGGCCAGGCAGCGGCGAGGGAGGAcatgggcagccccagggaggccGCGGCAGCCGGGAGCGGTGTCCCCGGTTCTCTCCGCAGCCGCACGGAGCGGCCTCGGACCCGCCGGGCGATGGCAGCGCCCCGGCCGGATGGAAGCGCGGAGGACCGGCCGCTCCGGGTGTGAGTGTCCCTGCCCCGCCCGGCTGCTGCGGGTGTCCCCCTCCGCCCCTTGAGCTGCGGCTCTCCGGCACAACACTCAATTATAAGGGCTGTGATTACAACAATATATCTCTAACGTGCTCCGCATGCTTGGGTGTCAAGGGTAGTGTTTTAGAGAGGGTCCGAGGGGCAGCAATTCATAAAGGGAACTGACAG
Coding sequences:
- the EVX2 gene encoding homeobox even-skipped homolog protein 2, with protein sequence MMERIRKEMILMERGLHSPTAGKRLSNLSDSAGNAVLEALENSPHSGRLSPRLTAASLHSAIGDISAKGKFEIDTLFNLQHPSSESTVSSEIPPSESRKKISLYSEVAQEADMNSDVEVGCSALRSPASLTSSQLKENSNKGYAESSPTPSAAAAPAAPAAAGIGSLHSGGALGGSAAGADQVRRYRTAFTREQIARLEKEFYRENYVSRPRRCELAAALNLPETTIKVWFQNRRMKDKRQRLAMSWPHPADPSFYTYMMTHAAATGSLPYPFHSHVPLHYYPHVGVTAAAAAAAASGAAAAPFATSIRPLDTFRALSHPYSRPELLCSFRHPGLYQTPAAAGLNSSAAASAAAAAAAAAAAAAGSGPPGGSAPCSCLSCHSSQTAAAAAAAASALGSRGGAAAEFPCTAAGQRSESGFLPYSAAVLSKAAVASPDQREEAPLTR